From the Paenibacillus tianjinensis genome, the window TCTTCTTCGCCTCCGGCCTCTACTTCATGCACATCCGTATTGAGGTAGAGTGTAATATTGGGTTCGGCGAGGACAGTTTCCAGAATCACCAGATCCCACAGATAAGGATTGCCGTCCGGATTGCGGTACTGGTTCTCCACGAACAGCTCGCCCATGATTCCAGTCTCCCGGGCATAGCGGTTCGTGCCGTGGGCGGTTGCCCCGCATACCCATACCCGCACCTCACTGCTGGAATTGCCGCCCAGAACGGGACGGTTCTGAATGAGTGCCACCTTCTTGCCGAGGCGGGCGGCGGCAACGGCGGCACATACCCCTGCCAGTCCTCCGCCCACTACGGTAACGTCACTGCGCACATGCTCCATTTTCATAACGGTTTCGTACTCCCTTCATGCAGGTTGATTAGCCTTTGACTGCCGAGCTTGCCACACCTTCAATAATATATTTCTGGCCGATCAGGAAGACGAGGATCATCGGGATAATACCGGCGGTCGCTGCCGCCATCATTCCGTTGTAGTCCACGTTATTCTCAAGAATGAAATTCTGCAGGCCAAGCGGAACGGTGAACAGATCATGGTCGATCAGAAAGACGAGCGCATTCTCATAGTCATTCCAGTGCCACGAGAAGTCGATGATCGCCAGGGTAGCCAGCGAAGGCTTCGCCATCGGCAGGATAATCCGCGAGAAGATCCGGAAATGGCCGGCGCCGTCGATGAAAGCCGCTTCAGAAATTTCCTGGGGTACGGAGAGGAAAAACTGCCGCATCATAAATACCCCGAAGATGGTGAACATCCCGGGCAGAATAAGCGCCCAGTGAGTGTTGTAAATCCCGGCCCACTCGAACATGATAAATTTGGGCACAAACAGCACCTGAGGGGGAACCATCATCATAGATAAATACACTAGGAACATTGGGTTCCGCCCTTTGAACTCTATTCTGGAAAATCCATAGGCGGCTAACGCGGACAGGCAGATAGCGCCTACGGTGCTGAGCACCGCAACCTTCAGTGAATTCAGGTAATACAGCACAAAGCTGTTGTCCCCCGTCCAGACCTTCACATGATGGCTCCAATTGAAATGAGCGGGAATCCACCGGATCGGATACTGGAATACTTCCGCCGGGGTTTTAAAGGAAGTACTGATCATCCACAGAAAAGGTACGATCATCACGATGCTGAAGAACAGCATAATCAGCGTGGCGATACTTCTATTGATTACGGTTTTGTTCAATGCTCTCAGCTCCTTAGTAGTGAACCCAGCGTTTCTGGCCCAGCCATTGAATGACGGTGAAAATCATTATAATCAGGAACAGGGCCCAGGATATGGCGGAAGCATAGCCCATTTCGTAATAGCGGAAGGCATTCTGGTAAATGAACAGGGATAACACGGTCGTGCTGTTCCCCGGTCCGCCCTGGGTGATCGCCTGAATGATCCCGAACTGTTTAATCGTCATAATCAGCCCGGTAATCAGCAGCAGAAACGTCGTTGGACTGACCAGCGGCCATAGGATACTGCGGACGGTCTGCCAGGTTCGGGCTCCGTCAATCTTGGCGGCTTCCAATAGTTCGGTGGATACTTCCTGCAGGGCAGCCAGATAGATGATCATGTTATAGCCGAGCATAAACCAGATCCAGATGATGTCGATGGCATACATTGAGGAATCCATCGTGGATAACCAGCCCGGAGGATTCGTTATGCCGATGGAGCGCAATATGCCGTTAATCGGCCCGTTATTCGGCTGAAACAGCAGCATCCAGACGAAGGCTACGGCGACCCCGCTTGTAATGTAAGGCATGAAGTATAAGGCGCGGAGCAGCTTTTTCAAATACACGGAGCGGTTTAAAATCACGGCCACAATGAACGCCAGCCCGATGGAGACAGGCACAGAGAGCAGAAACAGCAGCGTATTCTGGATTGCCGTATAAAAGATGTCATCGCCCAGCATTCTTTGAATGTTGGCCATGCCGGTAAATTTGGTATTTGGACTCATGAATTTGTAATCCGTGAACATGAGGTAGAACGAATAGACGGCTGGTATTATAAAAAATAAAATCACGCCAATCATATTTGGCCCGATAAAAAGATAGCCCAGATACTGCTGCCGTTTCATCCAAGATGCCTTCACATAGCCCCACTCCTTTTGGTCTTTTGTTTGCACCTCAAGCATATCAAGCGGGCGGAGGAGGGATAAGGAACAAAACCAACGACTTCATGCTACAGAAATATACATTTTCCCAAGCAGACAAGCCGTTTCTTCGTAGTTTTGTTCTATGCAAAAAGGGATGCCCCGTTAGGACCGCAACGGCCCCTGGAACATCCCTATGGAAGGAGATTTGAAAACTTGAGATAAGGAAAGGAGTGCCGGAGGGGAATTTTGGAACTGTAGGAGCGTAGCGACCGCCTTTGTCTGCGGATTTCTACCGCTAATAGCGGCTAAAATCAAGAAATCTGCAGACAACAGCGGCCGGAAGTCCAAATATTCTCTGTAGGTGCGACTGATCCTTTAATCTAAAAACCTTAAGTTCATTCTATATACATACTGATTGGCTGCTGCTTGCCTTTGTTCGCCAGTCTGAACTGGCTTGGCGTCTGCGAGGTGAGGCGCTTGAATATTTTGATGAAGTAATTATCGTTGACGAATCCGACCCGGTTTCCGATCTCGTATACGGGCATGTCGGAATGAAGAAGATACTCTATCGCCTGATTTACGCGGATTTGGTGCAGGTAATGGATCAGGGTCTGCCCGGTTTTCTTTTTGAATAGCGTACTGACATAATTCTCGGCCATCATGACATACTGGGACATCGACTTTACGGTAATATCCTGATCATAGTTGGCATGCAGGTACTGCAGAATCTTCTGGATTTCCGGATGAGAGGTGACCTCTTCAGGAAGCGGGGGCGGCAGCTCAGCGGACATGCTCCGGGTATCCCTGCCGCCGGCCGGACTTGCCTTCGGCAGTTCCTTGCTGATCTTCTGCAGCGTCTCGCGCAGCGAGTTTACACTCATGGACAGCTTCAAAATATAGTTGGAGGCACCGTACTCCATCGCCTGTCTGACATATTCGAAATCGCTCATACAGGTAAGCATCACAAAACGGGAGGTGTAGCCTTCTTCCCGGGTTCTTCGGAGCAGCTCCACACCATCCATTTCCGGCATGATGATATCGCTGATGACCAGGTCAGGCGTATCCTGCCGGATCATGCCCAGCGCTTCTGCACCATTTCCTGCTTCTCCGCTGACGGTAAAGCCCAGCTCTTCCCAGGCGATGATCTCCCGTACCGATTCCCGCACAAATACCTCATCCTCGACCAGCAGTACTTTCCACATGCAGATAACCTCCCGGGTGTACATAATATTAAGCCGGATGCCCACTTTCATATGGTGTCGACAACAGAAACGGAATCGTGAACCGGACCATTACGCCTTCACTGGAGGAGAGAACATCAAGCGCCCCTTCCCCGCGGAACAGCAGGCGGAGCCGTTCTTTAATATTGCTTAATCCGATGCCGGGGCGCTTGCGCGGTGCCCGGTTCTTGCCGGCCTGCTCCATGCCGATTCCGTTGTCCTTAATCTCAACAATCAGTTTAGGCCCATCGCGCCGTAATGAAATTTGGATGAGCCCGTTACCCGGCAGTGCGGTAACCCCGTGAACAATGGCATTTTCCACGAGAGGCTGGAGACTCAGCTTGGGCACAAGCGCATACAGGATGTCTTCCTCATAATCATAGGTCACGTCGAATTTATGGCGGTAGCGAAACTGCTGAATATGAACGTAGGCCTGCACCAGCTCGAGCTCATCCTTCAGATGAATCAGATCCTTGTCAGTATTCAAGCTGGCTTCCAGCAGCCTGCCGAGGGAGAGGGTCATGTTCGTAATGTCCTCATTATTCTCGCGGATCGCCATCCATTTGATCGTATTCAGCGTATTCAGCAGAAAATGGGGGTTCGTCTGGGCGAGCAGCATTTGAAAATGCACAGCTTCCTTTTGGCGTTCCTCCGTCTTCAGCTTCTGAATCAGCAGGTTGGTATCATCAAGCATCGTATTGAAGCTCCGGGTCAAATCGAGAATTTCACCGCTGAATTTATGCTCCGGCAGGCGGATTTTCAGGTTTTTTTGCACGGCCGCTTTCATTTTATTCTGTAAATGGGACAAGGGACGGGTAATAGTCGTAGAGATGACCAGGGTGATCATCAGAAAGATTCCCGTCAGGGCGAAGAAGGTAAGGAAGTACCGCTGTTTCAGCCCTTCGATCTCAACAAACAGCACAGACAGGGGAATGCGGTTGACAATATACCAGTCCAGGGACAATCAGGGAATTTGAAGCCTTGTCGATAAAATACTGCTGCCCGGGATGTTCGGTGATCTGGGCCTTGACTTCCTCCGAGAGCAGGCTGTCCGGGACAGACTGGGAGATATTTTCCCCGGAGCGGGTGATCACGAAGTACTGCTGCTGCAGATCAGACTGCTTGTGAATGGAACGCAGCCAATAGGAATAGTCGATGCTGATCCGGGCCATTCCGTAGGTCTGATTCTGCGTGTCCTCCAAATAAGCGTAAAGGGACAGCAGATAGGCGCTTGTAGATACATCCCGTAACACATAATTAGCGTCACTCGAAACCCAGTGGTAAGAGCTTGTATTCATCAGGCTTCTGTTAAAGCCGGGATTGTTGCGCAGGTCCTTATAAATGAGAGCGTCCTTTGGCGGATAGGAGGTGTATACGCTTTCATTTAGGTCCAGAATCATAAAATACACCGAAGGATTATAGAGAAAGAAGCTGTTGTTCAAATTTTTGAAGATGTTCTCCATCAGCCGTTTGTTCTCCAGCACATTGCGCTGTTCGGGATGAATCAGCACCGACTTTACCGTGTCGTCCTGCTGCAGAAAGATGAGGGTTTTAAAAGCGATACTGATCTGATCCTCGAGTGTGCGGTACATCTGCTCCAGCTGGTAATGGCTCTGCTGGCTGATTTTTTTCTGGACCAGGGTTTCGATGCGCTGGAAATTATACAGATTCAGGGCACCAAAGGGCAGCAGAATCAAGCATACAAAAGCAGTAAACAGACGGTATTTCAACTTCTGAGGAACCAGAAAACGGATTAGTCTGGACACCCGGACACGACCCCCCATGCACTGTAGTGTGATAAACGGTTCAAGGGTATGCTTTGCTTCAAATTATACCATATTAACAAATCCGTACAGCCGTTATTTAAAATTGCATGGTTTTGTTGCAGAAACGGTTCCCAAACGGAGAAAAAGCAGAGATATGTTCTATCGGTGCGTGTTGACAAATAAAAAAAGCGGGCATAGCCCGCTCTTCTTATTTGTTCTGTTTCAAAAAGTCATTATGCCGGCTTACCATGGCATTAATGGTCTGATCAAGTGACTGCGAGCCGAGGAAATATTTCTCATATTCCTGGGAGCGCAGATCCATAACCTCCTGCGGCAGGCTGCGTACATAAGTCGGTGTAGCATTGTCGAACATGACGTACATCAGGGAATCAAGATCATAGGTATCGCTTTTTTCACCTAAGAGGCTTTTCAATGCTTCGTCCTGGTTGGCATCCTTGGATGCCGGCAGTCTTCCGCCCGCGGCCATAGGCGCCATGCCTCCGTCGGCATACCACTTCAGGAATTCCCAGGCGGCTTCCTGATGTTTGGATTTGGCATTGATGGAGATATAGTCACCCAGACCCCCGCGGGTCACATAATGGTCGGCATTGTCGGCAAGCCGGGGGACAGGGGCGAAGGCGATTTTGAAATCACGGGGGAAGTCCGTGAAGTTGTTGGAGCTTCTCAGCAGCCATGCCCCGATGTTGAGCATAGGCACCTCACCGCTTAGAAAGACCTGCTCAACCGGCATTTTAGAAGTTAGTTGCTCGCCGAGCGGCGGTGTGGTCTTATCGTCCACCATCATCGCATTCAGCGTTTCCAGCCATTTTTTCACGAGGGGATGATCCAGATTGGAGCTGCCGTCCGCCTTGGTGTAGCCTTCCTGGGACAGCACGGAATCAATAGGATCGACATAAGGCTCCATATTCTGAATGAATCCGTAGCCCGAACCGGTTCGGAGCTTCTTCGCATATTCGCGCAGCTCATCCCAGGTCCAATCCTTCGGGACCGGCAGATTCGCGGCGTCTAACGCATCTTTGTTGAGTGCAATGAAGTACGAGCTTTTCGTTGTAGGGACACCGTAGTACTTGCCGTCAATTTTCCAGCTGTCTGCATCCGCACCCATTTTATCATCGATATTGTAATCACTGAATTGGCTCAGATCGAGCGCCAGATTGGACTCTACCCGTTTAGCAGCGTGGGAGATGGTATAGTTCACGAATAAATCTACATCCTGCCCCGTAATCATTGCAGTATCGAGCTTGAGGTTCCCGTCATCATCATTCACGAAGCGGACATATTCCACCTGAATCTCAGGATGCTCCTTGTTCCAATTATCAATAACCTCCTGCGGACCAGACTCCGGCGGCACGCCGCCCCACATTTTGAGTGTAACCGTATCTTTTGATTTGCCGGAACCGGTGCTGCTGCCAGCGCTTTCATTATTTGAGGCGGATGAATTGCTGCCGTTGCCGGAACATCCCGCAAGCAGCCCCATGAGCACAACCAGCGATGTGAATCCGGTGAGCCAACGTTTCTTTTTCATAAGCGACAACCTCCCTGTGCGAACCTTATATTGTCGTTGCAAATCAAGAATAGCAGATCAGGAAAATCGTCAGAAGGAACAAAATAACGGAGAATATGGAACATAACTTTTCAATTTGCAGGCCGGACTCCGCGGGAATACATTAAAACGTTCTATTTCATCTTCGTCATGCAGAGCCGTGCAGCAAAAATGTAACCGCATACCTGCTTATGCTATAATAACAGTTAATAGAGATAGAATGAGCATCCTAAGCTGTGCAAAAATAGACTGGGAGTGTTGCATTAATGAGAGGATATAATATCATGCGGCCGATTATGCTGATTTTGGTCGCACTGGTGACGAGGACCCTGGTAAATACGATATGCCTTATGTTTGGGATGACGCCGGAATCAGCAGGCAGTGTGGCGATGATCGGGATGATTATTGCTGCGCTGATTATGTACAACCGGATGATGAAGAGCCGCCGCAAATAAGCGCGTATAGTCTGGATGCCATTTACAGGCCCGCTCTCCGAGCGGGCCTTAGCCGGTTTTATGAAGAAACTTTGCAGTAATCCTAGCAAACCTTTGATTCTTGTAAGGGGATTCTTTATAGTAGGAGGTATGCATAGGTTCGGGGAAAATTAGAATTTTCGGGAGGGCTGTACCGCCTTTCTATAGAACCTGCAATGGATAGCGACATGAGAAACGGGAGGAAGCAAATTGAGCACAGATAAGATTGGAATTCCATTAGAAGGCTTTGCTGAGTTTAGCAGAGTAGTCGCTGCAGAAGGCGCAGTCCTGTTGAAAAATGAAGGAAATGTACTGCCGCTTCGCAAGAACGAAACCGCTTCAGTTTTTGGCAGAACCCAAGTGAACTATTACCGAAGCGGTACCGGATCCGGCGGAAGTGTGCATGTCGCCTATACGACCAATCTGCTGGACGGGCTCCGCAGTAAAAAGAATATTAAGGTCAATGAGGAGCTGGCGGCGGTCTATGAGCAGTGGATCGGGCAGAATCCGTTTGACAATGGCGGAGGCGGCTGGGCAGCAGAGCCTTGGCACCAGAAGGAAATGCCGCTGTCTGATGAGCTGGTGCAGCAGGCCAGAAGCCGGTCGGATAAGGCCATCATCGTCATCGGACGCACAGCCGGAGAAGACCAGGATAATGCCGACGAGCCGGGCAGTTACCAGCTGAACGATGAAGAAAAAGCGATGCTGAAGCAGGTTACGGCGCATTTCGAGCAAACCATAGTCGTGCTGAACGTGTCAAACATTATCGATATGAGCTGGCTGAACGATGAAAGCTATGCCAACCCGATTCCTTGTGTTATTTATTCCTGGCAGGGCGGTATGGAAGGCGGAAATGCGATTGCCGACGTGCTGGCCGGAGACGTTACGCCAAGCGGCAAGCTGACCGATACAATTGCTTATTCCATCGGGGATTATCCGTCGACGGTTAATTACGGCAATGAGTTCACCAACCTGTATCAGGAAGACATCTATGTGGGCTACCGTTATTTTGAAACGTTCTGCCCGGAGAAGGTTCAATATGAATTTGGTTACGGGCTGTCGTACACAACCTTCAGCGTGGAGCCGGAAGAAGCGAAGCTGTCGGCCAAAGACGGTAAGACTTATGCGTCGGTTGACGTAACCGTAACCAATACCGGCAGTGAGTATGCCGGAAAAGAAGTTGTACAGGTCTATTATGAAGCGCCGCAGGGCAAGCTGGGCCAACCGGTCAAAGCGCTGGCGGCCTTCGGCAAGACCGGACTGCTTCAGCCGGGCCAATCTGAGCGGCTTACCCTCAGCTTCGACCTCCATTCCATGGCTTCTTATGATGACGCCGGTGTGACGGGACATCCGTCCGCGTATGTGCTGGAAGCCGGAACCTACCGTCTATATGCGGGAACCAGCGTGAAGAAGGTACAGGCCGTTGCCGTTGAAGGACAAGAAGGCTATGTTCTGGAGATGCTTGAAGTGGTGGAGCAGCTGCAGGAGGCAATGGCGCCGACCCAGAGCTTTACAAGAATGATGCCGGGAGCCCGCAAGGCAGACGGCACGTATGAACTGGCTTATGTGGAAGCGCCGAAGCGGAAGGTCGATATGGCGAAACGCATTGAGACTAATATGCCGCAGACCTTGCCGCAGACCGGCGATCAAGGCTATAAGCTGCGCGATGTGCAGGAAGGCAAAGCCAGCATGGAGGCATTCATCGCCCAGCTAAGTGATGAGGATCTGGCTGCGCTGGTGAGAGGCGAAGGCATGAGCAGTCCGCTCGTTACACCGGGTACGGCCTCGGCCTTCGGCGGCGTGAGCGATCAGCTGTTCAGCTACGGAATTCCGGTGGCCTGTACGTCGGATGGCCCCTCCGGTATCCGTATGGACAGCGGGCAGAAGGCTACCCAGGTAGCGATCGGTACGCTGCTTGCAGCAACCTGGAATGCGGAGCTGGTCGAAGAGCTGTACGTCATGGAAGGCCAGGAACTGCTGAGAAACAACATCGACACCCTGCTGGGACCGGGTCTTAACATCCGCCGCAGCCCGCTGAACGGGCGGAACTTTGAGTATTTCTCAGAAGATCCGCTAATCTCCGGCGTATTCGCTGCTGCCTGCACCCGCGGGATCCATACAGGAGGCTCCAACGCTACACTGAAGCATTTTGCCTGCAACAACCAGGAAAAATACCGCAGCAAGGTTGATGCGGTGGTGTCTGAACGCGCGCTGCGCGAGATTTATCTGAAGGGCTTCGAAATCGCCGTCAAAGAGGGCGGCGCGAACTCGATCATGACCTCGTACAACCCGGTGAACGGTCACTGGGCGGCATCCAACTATGACCTCAACACCACGATCCTGCGCGGGGAATGGGGCTTCAAAGGCATTGTGATGACCGACTGGTGGGCGGTTATGAACGATGTTGTTCATGGAGGGGCTCCAGACCGCAAGTTTACGAACTGGATGGTCCGCGCCCAGAATGACCTGTACATGGTGGTCAGTAACTATGGTGCAGAGACCAATGCCTATGGCGATAATACAATCGAATCCCTGGCGGACGGTACGCTTACCCGTGGTGAGCTGCAGCGCAATGCCATCAATATCTGCGAGTTTATTATGCAGGCACCGGTGTTCTCCAGAGATCAGGTGATTGAAGAGACTGTAGAAGCTTTCACCGCTAATCCCGCACTATCAGACGAGCAGGCACAATCAGTGTCCGGGCAAGGACAGATTAAGCTGGCGCCTGAGGGAGTGACACTCATGAAGGTTGAAGAGGCCGGTGTGTACCGGCTCTTCGCCCGCGTGATGTCTCCGGACACGGAGCTGGCGCAGAGCGCCTGCAACGTGACCCTTAACGGCCAGGTGCTGACAACCGTTCAAACAAACGGGACGGATGGCAATTGGATTCAGCTGAAGCTCGTTAAGGCTGAGCTGGAAGCAGGCCTGTATGAAATGAAGTTCGAGCATATTAAGCCGGGTATGCAGATTGAATGGATTGAATTCAAGCAAGTGTAGGTTAGCATAATAATAACAGTCTCCAATAAAAGGACTGTTCCAAACCGCCGGTGTCATGGCGGACGGAACAGTCCTTTTGATGTTATTTACCCATGAGTCCTTTAAGCCCTTCCATAAACGGCCGGATCTGCTTGATCATGCCGTAGCCCATCTTCACAACAGGCATTGCCCGCTGAATCATCCCGAAGAAGCGCAGCCCGCCGCCCATGATGCCGCCCAGGCCCGCTCCCCCGGCGCCCCCGGCTCCGCCAGCCCCGCCCAAGCCGCCAAACAGCGGGCCCAGAAGCGGCATAAACGCGGACACTTCCGCCCGCTCTGCGCGGGAGGGTGTTCTTCCCGATTTGGAACGGGTACGCGGCACGGCGGAGAGGATCACAGCCTCCTTTTCACATCCGGTTATCCATCCTACGTACGTCTGGCCGTTTTGCAGCGTAATGCAGACCTTGCGGCCTTTCAGCTGTTTAGCCTGCTTACGGACTTTTGCTGAATTTCCCATCAAGGATCACCTCGCCTTCCTATTTACTTCTATAGTACACAGGGAATTGCAGACGGCTTGTGCTATCCGGACTAAAAAATGGATTCGGTCTGTTCACAATTAACAGTTGAGAAATAAGCGCAGGATAGGGTAGTATAGCAGTATATTATTTATATTTATGAATTGATTTATATTTATGTTAAATAAATGACAGGGAGAGACCATAATGACGAATTTCCGCGATCAGATCATTGCCCATTACAAGTTTGAGGATGCAGCACATACCGGTAAAGACAGCTCCGGTCAAGGGCGGGACGGAGTGGCTTCCGGCCAAACGGCACCAGCAGTCTCTGAGGTAAACGGCCGGATGGCTGTAACGTTTGCGGGAGGGGCCAGCGGTACTTCCTACGTCCAGCTGCCTGCTGATCTGCTTAAGGATGTAAGCGACAACACGGGCGTGACTGTAGCGGCGTGGGTCCTCTTCGGCAAAGGCGCGAATGTCTGGGAGCGTATTTTTGACTTTGGCAAGGGGGAAGCAGGACCTTATCTGTTCCTGACCCGCAACCTGCGCGGGACGCTGTCAGCCGGAGGCGATCTGGTTGTTGATCCGGGCAGGGGCTTCGCCGGAGGCGAGTGG encodes:
- a CDS encoding carbohydrate ABC transporter permease; translation: MLFFSIVMIVPFLWMISTSFKTPAEVFQYPIRWIPAHFNWSHHVKVWTGDNSFVLYYLNSLKVAVLSTVGAICLSALAAYGFSRIEFKGRNPMFLVYLSMMMVPPQVLFVPKFIMFEWAGIYNTHWALILPGMFTIFGVFMMRQFFLSVPQEISEAAFIDGAGHFRIFSRIILPMAKPSLATLAIIDFSWHWNDYENALVFLIDHDLFTVPLGLQNFILENNVDYNGMMAAATAGIIPMILVFLIGQKYIIEGVASSAVKG
- a CDS encoding carbohydrate ABC transporter permease; translated protein: MKASWMKRQQYLGYLFIGPNMIGVILFFIIPAVYSFYLMFTDYKFMSPNTKFTGMANIQRMLGDDIFYTAIQNTLLFLLSVPVSIGLAFIVAVILNRSVYLKKLLRALYFMPYITSGVAVAFVWMLLFQPNNGPINGILRSIGITNPPGWLSTMDSSMYAIDIIWIWFMLGYNMIIYLAALQEVSTELLEAAKIDGARTWQTVRSILWPLVSPTTFLLLITGLIMTIKQFGIIQAITQGGPGNSTTVLSLFIYQNAFRYYEMGYASAISWALFLIIMIFTVIQWLGQKRWVHY
- a CDS encoding glycoside hydrolase family 3 C-terminal domain-containing protein, which codes for MSTDKIGIPLEGFAEFSRVVAAEGAVLLKNEGNVLPLRKNETASVFGRTQVNYYRSGTGSGGSVHVAYTTNLLDGLRSKKNIKVNEELAAVYEQWIGQNPFDNGGGGWAAEPWHQKEMPLSDELVQQARSRSDKAIIVIGRTAGEDQDNADEPGSYQLNDEEKAMLKQVTAHFEQTIVVLNVSNIIDMSWLNDESYANPIPCVIYSWQGGMEGGNAIADVLAGDVTPSGKLTDTIAYSIGDYPSTVNYGNEFTNLYQEDIYVGYRYFETFCPEKVQYEFGYGLSYTTFSVEPEEAKLSAKDGKTYASVDVTVTNTGSEYAGKEVVQVYYEAPQGKLGQPVKALAAFGKTGLLQPGQSERLTLSFDLHSMASYDDAGVTGHPSAYVLEAGTYRLYAGTSVKKVQAVAVEGQEGYVLEMLEVVEQLQEAMAPTQSFTRMMPGARKADGTYELAYVEAPKRKVDMAKRIETNMPQTLPQTGDQGYKLRDVQEGKASMEAFIAQLSDEDLAALVRGEGMSSPLVTPGTASAFGGVSDQLFSYGIPVACTSDGPSGIRMDSGQKATQVAIGTLLAATWNAELVEELYVMEGQELLRNNIDTLLGPGLNIRRSPLNGRNFEYFSEDPLISGVFAAACTRGIHTGGSNATLKHFACNNQEKYRSKVDAVVSERALREIYLKGFEIAVKEGGANSIMTSYNPVNGHWAASNYDLNTTILRGEWGFKGIVMTDWWAVMNDVVHGGAPDRKFTNWMVRAQNDLYMVVSNYGAETNAYGDNTIESLADGTLTRGELQRNAINICEFIMQAPVFSRDQVIEETVEAFTANPALSDEQAQSVSGQGQIKLAPEGVTLMKVEEAGVYRLFARVMSPDTELAQSACNVTLNGQVLTTVQTNGTDGNWIQLKLVKAELEAGLYEMKFEHIKPGMQIEWIEFKQV
- a CDS encoding ABC transporter substrate-binding protein; protein product: MKKKRWLTGFTSLVVLMGLLAGCSGNGSNSSASNNESAGSSTGSGKSKDTVTLKMWGGVPPESGPQEVIDNWNKEHPEIQVEYVRFVNDDDGNLKLDTAMITGQDVDLFVNYTISHAAKRVESNLALDLSQFSDYNIDDKMGADADSWKIDGKYYGVPTTKSSYFIALNKDALDAANLPVPKDWTWDELREYAKKLRTGSGYGFIQNMEPYVDPIDSVLSQEGYTKADGSSNLDHPLVKKWLETLNAMMVDDKTTPPLGEQLTSKMPVEQVFLSGEVPMLNIGAWLLRSSNNFTDFPRDFKIAFAPVPRLADNADHYVTRGGLGDYISINAKSKHQEAAWEFLKWYADGGMAPMAAGGRLPASKDANQDEALKSLLGEKSDTYDLDSLMYVMFDNATPTYVRSLPQEVMDLRSQEYEKYFLGSQSLDQTINAMVSRHNDFLKQNK
- a CDS encoding response regulator, with protein sequence MWKVLLVEDEVFVRESVREIIAWEELGFTVSGEAGNGAEALGMIRQDTPDLVISDIIMPEMDGVELLRRTREEGYTSRFVMLTCMSDFEYVRQAMEYGASNYILKLSMSVNSLRETLQKISKELPKASPAGGRDTRSMSAELPPPLPEEVTSHPEIQKILQYLHANYDQDITVKSMSQYVMMAENYVSTLFKKKTGQTLIHYLHQIRVNQAIEYLLHSDMPVYEIGNRVGFVNDNYFIKIFKRLTSQTPSQFRLANKGKQQPISMYIE
- a CDS encoding sensor histidine kinase, with amino-acid sequence MSLDWYIVNRIPLSVLFVEIEGLKQRYFLTFFALTGIFLMITLVISTTITRPLSHLQNKMKAAVQKNLKIRLPEHKFSGEILDLTRSFNTMLDDTNLLIQKLKTEERQKEAVHFQMLLAQTNPHFLLNTLNTIKWMAIRENNEDITNMTLSLGRLLEASLNTDKDLIHLKDELELVQAYVHIQQFRYRHKFDVTYDYEEDILYALVPKLSLQPLVENAIVHGVTALPGNGLIQISLRRDGPKLIVEIKDNGIGMEQAGKNRAPRKRPGIGLSNIKERLRLLFRGEGALDVLSSSEGVMVRFTIPFLLSTPYESGHPA